In the Armatimonadota bacterium genome, one interval contains:
- the rfbD gene encoding dTDP-4-dehydrorhamnose reductase: MRILVTGSTGMLGSDLVRAITLAGDTALGADLQTSGRAWQRAVDVTDGAAVDTAIAEADADVVIHAAALTDVDGCELDPEQAFRVNAWGTWSVAAACARHDVPLLYLSTDFVFDGASRKPYTEYDAPNPINVYGASKLAGEGHVITLCRRHWIVRTQWLFGRGGRNFPATILKLAESRTELPVVRDQIGAPTYTVDLAAAIVTLIRSGYYGTYHVNNAGSCSWYDLALFIMQQRPALTMEIKPIPASEYITPTRRPAYSVLDRMALRVQAADTMRSWQAALTEFLATA; the protein is encoded by the coding sequence ATGAGGATCCTGGTAACCGGGAGTACCGGGATGCTTGGCTCCGATCTGGTGCGAGCGATTACTTTGGCAGGCGACACGGCTCTTGGTGCAGATTTGCAAACAAGTGGACGAGCCTGGCAGCGCGCCGTGGATGTTACGGATGGCGCAGCGGTTGATACGGCGATTGCCGAAGCAGATGCGGACGTGGTGATTCACGCCGCCGCGCTAACGGACGTGGATGGCTGCGAACTGGATCCGGAGCAAGCCTTTCGAGTGAACGCCTGGGGTACGTGGTCGGTGGCGGCGGCATGCGCTCGTCACGACGTCCCGCTTCTCTACCTCTCCACCGACTTCGTATTTGACGGTGCGAGCCGGAAGCCGTACACGGAGTACGATGCTCCGAATCCAATTAACGTATACGGGGCCTCCAAGCTTGCCGGCGAAGGCCATGTTATCACGCTTTGCCGGCGTCACTGGATTGTGCGCACACAGTGGTTGTTTGGGCGTGGTGGCCGGAACTTCCCAGCGACTATTTTGAAGCTCGCGGAGTCCAGGACAGAACTCCCCGTAGTGAGGGACCAGATTGGCGCGCCGACGTACACAGTGGATCTTGCGGCAGCCATCGTAACACTGATCCGATCGGGTTACTACGGCACCTACCACGTGAATAACGCCGGCAGCTGCAGCTGGTACGACCTGGCGCTCTTCATCATGCAGCAGCGCCCAGCGTTAACGATGGAGATAAAGCCGATACCGGCCAGCGAGTATATAACCCCCACCCGCCGGCCAGCCTATTCCGTTCTCGACAGAATGGCGCTCCGCGTTCAAGCGGCCGATACGATGCGGAGCTGGCAGGCGGCGCTGACGGAGTTTCTGGCTACCGCTTAA
- the rfaE2 gene encoding D-glycero-beta-D-manno-heptose 1-phosphate adenylyltransferase, protein MGRIIDSPQQLAHELIHHRRQGHTIVSTNGVFDILHIGHVRYLNAARSMGDVLVVGINSDESTRGLKGPDRPLVPEMERAEVVAALAAVDFVVVFPENAPNALLEIVRPDIHVKGGDYEVERMPETAVVRRYGGKVVAAPLEPDHSTTATIARIRASTQGSISAQHGTEEPE, encoded by the coding sequence ATGGGGCGTATCATCGACAGCCCTCAGCAATTGGCTCATGAACTGATCCACCATCGCAGACAGGGTCACACCATTGTCTCTACCAATGGCGTCTTCGATATCCTCCACATCGGCCATGTACGGTATCTGAACGCGGCTCGGTCGATGGGCGATGTGTTGGTGGTTGGAATCAATTCCGACGAATCCACACGGGGCCTGAAGGGACCGGACCGACCATTGGTGCCCGAGATGGAGCGAGCGGAAGTGGTAGCCGCGCTGGCGGCTGTGGACTTTGTGGTGGTGTTTCCAGAAAACGCCCCCAACGCCCTGTTGGAGATCGTCCGGCCCGATATTCACGTCAAAGGTGGCGATTACGAGGTGGAGCGCATGCCCGAAACAGCCGTCGTTCGCCGATACGGCGGCAAAGTTGTAGCGGCTCCGCTGGAACCGGACCACTCCACCACGGCAACAATCGCGCGCATTCGCGCCTCCACTCAAGGCTCAATCTCAGCCCAGCATGGAACGGAGGAACCTGAATGA
- the galE gene encoding UDP-glucose 4-epimerase GalE, whose amino-acid sequence MNLLVTGGAGYIGSHYVRYEASRGHQVVVLDNLVYGHAESLPDGVLLVVGNVGDAGVAEALLRAHKIEAVVHFAAYAYVGESVTNPGKYYQNNFAAVIPMMDAMRSCEVRRFIFSSTCATYGNPQYVPLDEAHPQNPINPYGESKLWVERMLAAYGAASGLEYVGLRYFNAAGSAADGSIGESHDPETHLIPLALQAALGKRAAITVFGADYDTPDGTCVRDYIHVDDIAVAHSLALQRLTAGGASGFYNLGTGTGHSVREIIQACEDVTGKKIPVIDGARRAGDPPSLVASAAKAYKELGWLPGYRELEPIIGTAWEWELHRRY is encoded by the coding sequence ATGAACCTGCTGGTGACCGGCGGTGCGGGCTACATTGGCAGCCATTACGTGCGGTACGAGGCATCTCGCGGCCATCAGGTGGTGGTGCTCGATAATCTGGTTTATGGGCATGCCGAGTCGTTACCCGACGGAGTGCTGCTGGTGGTTGGTAATGTGGGCGACGCGGGCGTGGCCGAGGCGCTGCTGCGCGCTCATAAGATTGAGGCGGTGGTTCACTTCGCGGCCTATGCGTACGTCGGTGAGTCTGTTACGAATCCCGGCAAGTACTATCAGAACAATTTTGCCGCCGTAATCCCAATGATGGATGCGATGCGGTCTTGTGAAGTCAGACGCTTCATCTTTTCCAGCACCTGCGCAACATACGGTAACCCGCAGTACGTACCTCTCGATGAGGCGCACCCACAGAACCCCATCAACCCGTATGGAGAGAGCAAATTGTGGGTGGAGCGGATGCTGGCGGCGTACGGCGCTGCGAGCGGTTTGGAGTACGTGGGGCTGCGCTACTTCAATGCCGCCGGCTCGGCCGCCGATGGCTCAATAGGTGAAAGCCATGATCCCGAGACGCATCTGATCCCTTTGGCGTTGCAAGCCGCCCTGGGCAAACGCGCGGCGATAACCGTATTTGGCGCTGACTACGATACACCCGACGGCACATGCGTGCGCGATTACATCCATGTGGACGACATTGCCGTGGCGCACAGCCTCGCCCTCCAGCGACTGACAGCGGGTGGGGCGAGCGGATTCTACAACTTGGGAACAGGCACAGGCCACTCGGTTCGCGAGATCATTCAGGCATGTGAAGATGTCACCGGAAAGAAGATACCGGTTATCGACGGCGCGCGGCGCGCCGGTGATCCGCCAAGCCTTGTGGCCAGCGCCGCGAAGGCATACAAGGAGCTCGGCTGGCTGCCAGGCTATCGCGAGCTCGAGCCGATTATTGGTACCGCGTGGGAGTGGGAGTTACATCGGCGCTATTAG